Proteins encoded by one window of Akkermansia muciniphila ATCC BAA-835:
- a CDS encoding aminoglycoside phosphotransferase family protein, translating into MKELSRLVHRSFHIIPRQEDFRPLALGASGRTIVRIHFGGRTCIGIQWGNDRADNDSFIPAARHLHAHGVNVPEIYDYEPLGPGCGAALVEDLGDANLLAFRKEPWPSLRLRYIRAMEQLHLLHSCPFPEEFPLQPAFDEALYRWEQSYFAEHFLGSHLGLETASFLNHPALKEQAQFLAALPECPVHRDSQSQNVHIHAGKTWLIDFQGMRGGRPEYDLASLVYDGYARLEPEQADELLREWENISAHSIDHRIFRACALQRIMQMLGAYANIGHNQGKTWYLAQIPAGLGHLRKLLPGSTLAEPLAAMLA; encoded by the coding sequence ATGAAAGAATTGTCCCGTCTGGTTCACCGGAGTTTTCACATTATTCCGCGTCAGGAAGATTTCCGTCCCCTGGCTTTGGGAGCCTCCGGCCGTACGATCGTCCGCATCCATTTTGGCGGCCGCACATGCATCGGCATCCAGTGGGGAAATGACCGTGCGGACAATGATTCTTTTATCCCCGCAGCCCGGCATCTGCACGCCCACGGTGTCAACGTGCCGGAAATTTACGATTATGAACCTCTTGGTCCCGGATGCGGAGCCGCCTTGGTGGAAGACCTGGGAGACGCCAACCTGCTGGCTTTCCGGAAAGAACCCTGGCCTTCCCTGCGCCTGCGCTACATCCGGGCTATGGAACAACTCCATCTGCTTCACTCCTGCCCGTTTCCGGAGGAATTCCCCCTCCAGCCCGCTTTTGACGAGGCCTTGTACCGCTGGGAGCAGTCCTATTTTGCTGAACATTTCCTGGGATCCCACCTGGGGTTGGAAACAGCTTCTTTCCTGAACCATCCCGCCCTGAAAGAGCAGGCGCAGTTTCTGGCGGCCCTTCCGGAATGCCCCGTCCACCGGGACAGCCAGTCCCAGAACGTGCATATCCACGCGGGAAAAACCTGGCTGATTGATTTTCAGGGCATGCGCGGCGGCCGTCCGGAATATGATCTGGCCTCCCTGGTCTATGACGGCTACGCCCGTCTGGAACCGGAACAGGCGGATGAATTGCTCAGGGAGTGGGAAAATATCTCCGCTCACTCCATAGATCACCGCATTTTCCGTGCCTGCGCCCTGCAACGGATTATGCAGATGCTGGGCGCTTACGCCAATATCGGCCACAATCAGGGAAAAACCTGGTATCTGGCTCAGATTCCCGCCGGGCTGGGACACCTGCGGAAGCTTCTGCCCGGCTCCACGCTTGCAGAACCGCTGGCTGCTATGCTAGCATGA
- the trpB gene encoding tryptophan synthase subunit beta: MDLHTYLRNFPDAQGRFGEYGGVYLPDELVPAFEEITEAYQTIAHSAQFINELRRIRKQFQGRPTPVYHCERLSRHLGTSQIYLKREDLNHTGAHKLNHCMGEGLLAKYMGKKRIIAETGAGQHGVALATAAAFFGLECEIHMGAVDIAKQAPNVTRMKILGAKVVPVTHGLQSLKEAVDSAFESYLNSYQDSIYCIGSVVGPHPFPQMVRDFQMCIGVEAREQFLEMTGLLPDAVCACVGGGSNSMGMFTAFLGDPLDIYGVEPLGKGPRLGDHSASITYGRKGVLHGFESIMLQDEDGNPGPVHSVASGLDYPSVGPEHAYLHDIGRVNYVTATDEEAVDAFFKLSRYEGIIPALESSHAIAYAMKWARENRGGAILVNCSGRGDKDVDYVVEHYGYGEDHQFPA; this comes from the coding sequence ATGGATCTCCATACTTATTTACGCAATTTTCCAGACGCCCAGGGCCGTTTTGGCGAATACGGCGGCGTTTACCTGCCGGACGAGCTGGTTCCCGCTTTTGAAGAAATTACGGAAGCCTACCAGACGATAGCCCACTCCGCCCAGTTCATTAATGAATTGCGGCGCATCCGCAAACAGTTTCAGGGACGTCCCACCCCAGTTTACCACTGCGAACGCCTTTCCCGCCACCTGGGCACCTCTCAAATTTACCTGAAGAGGGAAGATTTGAACCATACAGGCGCCCATAAGCTCAACCATTGCATGGGGGAAGGCCTTCTGGCCAAATACATGGGCAAGAAGCGCATTATCGCGGAAACGGGCGCAGGACAGCATGGCGTGGCGCTGGCTACAGCCGCCGCCTTCTTCGGCCTGGAATGCGAAATTCACATGGGAGCGGTAGATATTGCCAAGCAGGCTCCGAATGTCACCCGCATGAAAATCCTGGGTGCCAAGGTGGTTCCTGTCACGCACGGCCTCCAAAGCTTGAAGGAAGCTGTGGATTCCGCCTTTGAATCTTACCTGAACAGTTATCAGGATTCCATTTACTGCATCGGTTCCGTGGTAGGCCCCCACCCTTTCCCGCAAATGGTGCGCGATTTCCAAATGTGCATCGGCGTGGAAGCCCGGGAACAATTCCTGGAAATGACGGGACTTCTGCCGGACGCCGTCTGCGCCTGCGTGGGCGGCGGCAGCAATTCCATGGGCATGTTTACCGCCTTCCTGGGAGACCCGCTGGATATCTATGGCGTAGAACCCCTCGGCAAAGGTCCCAGGCTTGGGGATCATTCCGCCTCCATCACCTATGGACGCAAGGGCGTCCTGCACGGTTTTGAAAGCATCATGCTCCAGGATGAAGACGGTAATCCGGGACCGGTTCATTCCGTAGCCAGCGGCCTGGATTATCCTTCCGTAGGGCCGGAACACGCCTATCTGCACGACATCGGCCGCGTTAACTATGTCACCGCCACAGACGAGGAAGCCGTGGACGCCTTCTTCAAACTTTCCCGTTACGAGGGGATCATTCCCGCTCTGGAAAGCTCCCACGCTATCGCGTATGCCATGAAGTGGGCACGGGAAAACAGAGGAGGCGCCATTCTGGTAAACTGCTCCGGCCGCGGAGACAAGGATGTGGATTACGTCGTGGAGCATTACGGCTATGGGGAAGACCACCAGTTCCCCGCCTGA
- a CDS encoding MarR family winged helix-turn-helix transcriptional regulator, whose amino-acid sequence MSSISEEANKLADFILFTQRSCILNLSSELNEGKVSYPQFFLLTYLASEDFLSMSSIAQKMGHSTAAATGMVDKLQEMGYLKRMSAAKDRRKIMVAITQEGRDLVARMRQNIVRDLAALMAGADPDARQTLADTGKSIRKRRLA is encoded by the coding sequence ATGAGCTCCATTTCCGAAGAAGCAAACAAGCTGGCGGATTTCATCCTGTTCACGCAACGTTCCTGCATTCTGAACCTTTCTTCAGAATTGAATGAGGGCAAGGTTTCCTACCCCCAGTTTTTCCTGCTGACTTATCTGGCCAGCGAAGATTTTCTGAGCATGTCCAGCATTGCCCAGAAAATGGGGCATTCTACCGCGGCCGCTACCGGCATGGTGGATAAATTACAGGAAATGGGCTACCTGAAACGCATGAGCGCAGCCAAAGACCGCCGCAAAATCATGGTCGCCATCACCCAGGAAGGGCGCGATCTGGTAGCTCGCATGCGCCAGAACATCGTTCGGGATCTGGCAGCCTTGATGGCCGGAGCGGATCCGGACGCACGCCAGACGCTTGCCGATACCGGAAAATCCATCAGAAAGCGCCGTTTGGCCTGA
- a CDS encoding ferritin, which yields MISTTMATALNEQIKWEMYSANLYLAMSAYLQDAGLTGFSHWMRIQYQEETAHALKFYDFLLSRGGQVTMLSIDAPDANWSNILEIFEETLSHEQEVTRRINELVHLAKEERDFATDIFLQWFVTEQVEEEETVKDIISKLRMIKGEGQGMLVLDKDMSARTFTPPPAN from the coding sequence ATGATCAGTACAACAATGGCAACTGCTCTTAATGAGCAAATCAAATGGGAAATGTATTCAGCCAACCTTTACCTGGCCATGTCCGCCTATCTGCAAGATGCCGGTCTGACAGGTTTTTCCCACTGGATGCGCATTCAATATCAGGAAGAAACCGCTCATGCGCTGAAATTTTATGATTTCCTTCTTTCCCGCGGAGGCCAGGTTACAATGCTTTCCATAGACGCTCCGGATGCAAACTGGTCCAATATTCTTGAAATTTTTGAAGAAACGCTGTCCCACGAACAGGAAGTCACTCGCCGAATCAACGAACTGGTGCATCTTGCCAAGGAAGAACGGGATTTCGCCACGGATATTTTCCTGCAATGGTTTGTCACCGAACAGGTGGAAGAGGAAGAAACCGTCAAGGACATCATCAGCAAATTACGCATGATTAAGGGAGAAGGACAGGGAATGCTGGTTCTGGACAAGGATATGTCAGCCCGCACCTTTACGCCGCCTCCCGCCAACTAG
- a CDS encoding RidA family protein translates to MLYMDKIRQRLSDLGYAIYDAPAPVGSYVQCVRTGNLLHLSGGISVNGDDKYFGKVGQELTVEEGQAAARAAILNRLAVIVQVVGSLEKVSRIVAVNGFVNAGPDFYDHPKVLNGASDLLVEAFGEIGRHSRTAVGVSALPLNVAVEISMVVEVRD, encoded by the coding sequence ATGCTCTATATGGATAAAATACGTCAACGACTTTCCGACCTTGGTTACGCCATTTACGATGCTCCCGCTCCCGTAGGCTCCTATGTGCAATGCGTACGCACGGGCAACCTGCTTCACCTCTCCGGCGGCATTTCCGTGAACGGGGACGACAAATACTTTGGCAAAGTAGGGCAGGAGCTGACGGTGGAAGAAGGTCAGGCCGCTGCGCGCGCCGCTATTTTGAATCGTCTGGCCGTTATTGTGCAGGTGGTGGGGTCTCTGGAAAAAGTATCCCGAATCGTGGCCGTGAACGGATTTGTGAATGCCGGCCCGGATTTTTATGACCATCCTAAAGTATTGAATGGCGCATCCGACCTGCTGGTGGAAGCCTTTGGAGAAATTGGCCGCCACAGCCGTACGGCGGTAGGCGTATCCGCCCTGCCGCTCAATGTAGCGGTGGAAATCAGCATGGTGGTGGAAGTTCGTGATTAA